DNA sequence from the Malus domestica chromosome 11, GDT2T_hap1 genome:
CATGGCTACTGGTGGTAGCTCTGAGGCATCTACCTTAGCCAAGAAACATCTTCACCAATTGGTTGTTTCAAGCGCTCAACAGTTCTCTTCTGCCCTTTTCAGAAAACCTGCACTTACTGTAATAAACCAGACGTGAAGAAAATTGCTGGAAATTGGTTGTATATCCAGAATGTTTCAAATTGAAACAGGCTGCCCGCAaggataagaaaaaaaatcctttGATTCAACACCAGCCACCACCTCCCAAGTTTCACATATTTCTACTACTGCCGGTAATATTAGGTCTGCCTTTACTTCTAAATCTAATAAGCCCTGGATCATTTATTCAGGAGCCACTGATCACATGACTAGTGAACCTTCTAGGTTTGAATCTTTAACTAAACCTCATCGAAGTTCGGTTAGAATCGCCAATGGTGATCTTACTCCTGTTGAAGGAGCTGGTTCTCTTTCTTTTACTCCAATGCTTTCATTATCCTCTGTTTTATATGTTCTCTCTCTCAAATAACTTGCTTTCTAGTCGTCAAATTATAAAACAATTAAAGTGTTCTGTAACCTTCTTTGAAACTCAGTGTGCCTTTCAGGCCATTTTTACGAAGAAAATGACTGGAATTGGCAAGGTGAGGGGTGATgagtattacttggaggagactggtgaatcttcaattcttgctggCCATGTATTCCAGGTAGATGGTGATCATGCAATGAAAAAGGGAGAAGATTTTGTTATGGCATCATTGTCTAGGACATCCGTCTTTTTTGTACTTGGAACGCTTATTTCCTAGTTTATTTTCGAAGGCCTTGTTGTCTAGCTTGCATTGTGAACATtgcattttagctaaaaatcaTCGTGTTACCTTTCAATCTTCTTTTAAATAAAAGTGGGAAGCCTTTTTCAATAGTTAACACCGATGTTTGGGGCCCTTTCTCTACTTCTGCTGCTTCTGCTGCTAAGTGGTTTGTTTCATGTATTGATGATAGCACAATAGTTTGTTGGATTTATCTAATGAAGTAAAAAATTGATGCGGCCTCTATCATTCCCAGATTTTACAAACCGGTTTGCACTCAATTTAATGCTTAGATTCAGGTTTTTCGGTAAGATAATGGAAATAAATATCTCAATAAGCCTCTTACAGATTTATCCTTAGAGCATGGGGTTGTCCACCAAATGACTTGTCCCTAtacccctcaacaaaatggtataACGGAGCGTAAGAATCTTCATCTACTTGAGGTGGCCAGATCCCTTTGTTTCACTACAAATGTTCCAAAAAGATTTTGCGGTGATGCTGTTATGACAGTGCCTTTCTTATAAAATCGAATGCCATCACATGTCTTAGGCCctgtttgggattgaggtgattttaaaaaaagccactgtgaaaaaaagctgagggtcatttttgtgtttggtaaactgaaaaaaaaaggcttattttggaagctgctgtgagaataagctgaaaatcaaaggaaaagctgaagctgctatttgctgctttgaaaaaaagccagttttttcaaagcacacggagctacagtgttcctttaatgaaaagacacactatcatcctgctttttttttttccaaaagcactttcacaaaaaagtttaccaaacactctactggctttatttcacagccgcttattctcacagcacagccgcttattctcacagcagttttttttcaaaacacagcaataccaaaccagcccttagagTATCAAACACCTCTTCAAGTGTTGTCTACCTTTCCCTCTATCTCTGGCGTTCTTAATATAACTCCTGAGGTCTTTGGTTGTATATGTTACGCTCACATAAACTCACTACATCGGGATAAGCTGGATCCAAGGGCACTGAAATGTGTGTTTTTGGGATATTCTTCCACTCAAAAAGGATACAAGTGCTTCCATCCTCCCTCGGAGAAATTTTACATTTCCATCGATGTTGAGTTTCATGAACAAGACACTATTTTTCAGGGGGAGCATCAAATTCTCCCATTGGGGGGGGAATCCAGGTTGTGAAGGTGAGAATTTGGTAGACTTTGAGATTAACCATTCAGGGGAATTGCCCTTGACTGTAGAAGACATTGAGCCTACCCAATCCCTTCCTGTTATTAAGGGTCTGGCTGTCTACAAAACTTACTAGAGAAGGCAGGAGTAGCCTACAACAGTACCAGTTGAGTCTGGAGCAAATCTCTCTCCCGAAGTCACCCTTCAATTCCAAAGATCGGCTTCTCATGAGAATGCACTTGCAGCAGTACAATCTGAGGTACAATTCCCTTATTCGTATCCGTTATCTACTGATCCTTTTGAATCTAACGTTGATAATTTAGAACCTCTTTTTATGGTACCAATTAGCGAAGGTCATGAGCAGAGATATCCTTCATGTGTTAAAAATAAACCGGATCATCTTTGTTTATCTTCTGGTAACTGTGTTGACTATCCTATCTCTAATTATTTCACCATCCTAAGAAGAAGAGGACTGTTGGATGTAGGTGGGTGTTTGTAGTCAAGCACAAACTCAACGGATCTATCAAGAGGTGTAAGGCCCGACTTGTAACAAGGGGCTATCCTCAAACATATGGAGTTGATTACTTGGATACATTTGCTCTAATAGCTAAGATAAACACTATTTGTGTCATCTTATCTCTTGCCTCAAACTTGGATTGGCCGCCATGccaatttgatgtaaaaaatgcttTCCAGATTGGGTTAATCTTCAGGTTTTCAGATACAGTGGCGAGTAGGGGTGGGCGGGGAAGTGGGTGCTCATGGGTTCAGAGAGCCGACAAGGGGCGGCTGGGGAAGTGCATGCTAATGGTTCAGGGGTGGCTCAACGGGACCGGGAAATCTGGAGAGGGGAGAGGGGGTTAGCAGAGGGGGGATGGGGCATGTAACATCAGGGCTAGGTTACCAAGATGGTGTTTTGGGTGGGTTTGGCAGTGGGTCATATAGGGGAGGGTGGTGATGCACTCCGAACTCACGAAGGTGCACAAAATTACGAGTGCATCACCATcaaaaaaattcatatttatttgttatatCCTTCACAGTAAATAATTTACATGTGAAAGAAATCTAGGTAAAAACATGATATCTTTATAGACATTGAAATCAAGACAGCCACAAATTGTCATACACTCCATGAGTATCCCACATCAGAGAGTTTTTTGAAACTTAGAAGACACCGTAAACACGATTCGCATAGCAGACTAGCTTATAGATGATATAATATTCAGATAACAAAGTTCTCAACTGAGGGTTCAGAGAGACTCATTCTGCAGAGAACGAAGTTACTGCAACGGCTCAGAAACCGTGAATTTTGATATTATCTTTCTTCACAATCCCAGCctgtagaaaacaaaaatgtgcATCAGGTCCAGACTCCTCCAAATTGTGCATTATAAGACCCTCTAATGGAATCATCAAGGCAGCAACTTTGACAATTTTAAAATACGACAAACAGAACATTTAACATCATCAAACCATTATGTGGTGGAGTGCGTAAATACCTGGACTAGAAACGAAGATACATTCTTACGCTGATCACCTTGAAGTTGAATGACCTGCAGACCAACAGCAAGATGACATTTAGGGGGTGTGTATTGGAAACTAAATTATAGATTTTACCGTTAAGCACGCACCTGCCCTAGTTCTGGGTCCTGGACAACAGTACCATTGCAGCAAAACTCCTTCTTAAGGTCTTTGAGTATCTTGTTGTAACTGAACTCTTTCTTCAGTCCCTGCACAGTAGTCAGGCTTTTCCTGCCATTGCGTTGCTGTACACGGATGTGCACATACTCTTTTGTCCCAGCACCAGAGTCCTCAGCAGTTGCCTCGGCAAAGGGATCTGAACCCAAGAAATAGAAATTCCATTAGATAAATGGAGGGACGCATAAGAAAGGATGAGAGACAAACAAGGTAACAATAAATGCTCATATCTCATGAAAAATATAAAGCACTAATCTAGTATCCAAATAGTGAAAACGTCATCTACGTGAGATTTTTTCCATGGCCACTACCAAATTTTCTACACGCTCGTTTCGCACTCTGAAGGCTCATTGAATCAGAATTTTTTCGTTTCCAACTATGAACGTGCACggaaatcatcaacaatcaaGAGAACTGTGAGAGAAAAATAAAGGGGGTAGCCTTCTATGAGAGTATAACTCCTTAAAAATAGATTGATTCGTATCATTGTTCTCTCACGTACCAAGCCGTGAAATTGTTTAGTTTTTGGGCATAATTCAGATTCATAAAAGGGTATGCTCTCTCACTTGATGTATAATGATAAGGCAAGTGTCATCCAACTAGAGTCACATGATCACATCTATATACCTTGAAGTAAAAGTCCAATAAATTAAAATGGAGTAGCCTACCATCACTTTTCATAAGTTCTAGGAAAAGCGATGTATCCAAGTGAATGTGGGATTTGATGCACTCGTCTCTGCTGTGattaaaacatataaaaatgaaaatgacagACTAACAGAGAAGAGGCTAAGAAGCAACAGTAAACAATAACTTCTATGCCTACAGTTCAAATCCCCACACTCACAACCTTATATTTTCACCAGTAGATATGCATATTGCTCCAGGTCGTTAAATCAGATCTTATAGATCATGTTCCTAACACCTGAACTAACGACTTCAGATTCATATGAATTATAGCCAAGCCAAACCTAACCAAAACATTTAGGTTGTCAATAACGCCCAGATAAGCAGTTTAGCTTGGTGAGTAGATCAGGTTGGTCAGGTTGCTGAAGAAACAACTAC
Encoded proteins:
- the LOC114819629 gene encoding protein translation factor SUI1 homolog 2-like — protein: MSDIDVQLPTAFDPFAEATAEDSGAGTKEYVHIRVQQRNGRKSLTTVQGLKKEFSYNKILKDLKKEFCCNGTVVQDPELGQVIQLQGDQRKNVSSFLVQAGIVKKDNIKIHGF